The proteins below are encoded in one region of Cygnus olor isolate bCygOlo1 chromosome 19, bCygOlo1.pri.v2, whole genome shotgun sequence:
- the LOC121057576 gene encoding P2Y purinoceptor 2-like — protein sequence MSSGGFTAFSLPPQPLQVSTEVSEELLALLAFMNTSSDCLPQGLHPAIPALGTLLLLGCILLNGMSFWVFCFHIKQWDSGMILQFSLVLADIAVIPVAPLRISYLSLGNQWPFGQFLCQLEVFLHSTHMYGSIYFLTLICIHRYFVVVRYKSKSLWKKRTFLRKLCLFVWLVLFVQGLPFFFVLKTSVIDGSERCLNIHQSDLSSVYLVYNMVVVVFSFLLPFAVSLTCGALLGAAIAKAAKRSSRGKKMKNRSLQMITVSLVIFAICFGPLHVCRTIGVIVKYYDMSCKLLHQVEVAYYISWVFTMANTCLDPLIYVFANDKFKKSFADSFRKHWGTK from the coding sequence ATGAGCTCGGGTGGTTtcactgctttctctcttccaccCCAACCCTTGCAGGTCAGCACGGAGGTAtctgaggagctgctggcctTGCTCGCCTTCATGAACACCAGCTCGGACTgcctgccccaggggctgcaccCTGCCATCCCCGCCCTGGGGACCCTTctcctgctgggctgcatcCTGCTGAATGGCATGAGCTTCTGGGTCTTCTGCTTCCACATCAAGCAGTGGGATTCGGGCATGATCCTCCAGTTCAGCCTGGTCCTGGCAGACATCGCCGTCATCCCTGTTGCTCCACTCCGGATTTCCTACCTCAGCCTTGGCAACCAGTGGCCATTTGGCCAATTTCTCTGCCAGCTCGAAGTCTTCCTGCACAGCACCCACATGTACGGCAGCATCTATTTCCTGACGCTCATCTGCATCCACCGGTACTTTGTGGTTGTTCGGTACAAGAGCAAGTCCCTCTGGAAGAAGAGAACCTTCTTGAGAAAGCTGTGCTTGTTCGTCTGGCTCGTCCTCTTTGTCCAAGGGCTCCCTTTTTTCTTCGTCCTTAAAACTTCGGTTATTGATGGCTCAGAAAGATGCCTGAATATTCACCAGTCGGACTTGTCCTCTGTTTACTTAGTCTACAACATGGTTGTGGTTGTGttctctttcctcctgcccTTTGCTGTTTCCTTGACCTGCGgtgctctgctgggagctgccatTGCTAAAGCAGCCAAGAGAAGTTCCAGAGGTAAGAAGATGAAGAACAGGTCTCTGCAGATGATAACGGTGTCTCTAGTGATTTTTGCCATCTGCTTCGGTCCTCTGCACGTCTGCAGGACCATAGGCGTCATTGTGAAGTACTACGACATGTCTTGCAAGCTCCTGCACCAAGTGGAAGTTGCCTACTACATCAGCTGGGTCTTCACCATGGCAAACACCTGCCTGGATCCCCTGATCTATGTGTTTGCCAATGACAAGTTTAAGAAGAGCTTTGCTGACTCCTTCCGCAAACACTGGGGCACCAAGTGA